Proteins co-encoded in one Fusarium musae strain F31 chromosome 3, whole genome shotgun sequence genomic window:
- a CDS encoding hypothetical protein (EggNog:ENOG41) — MEQQELNDIYAFAVQLGKDAGDMLMAAAQRRIDGSGQSSSAVSYVEKENSVDIVTKTDNDVENFIRTTVLSKYPDHGFLGEESYSAGASRTYLVEDKPTWVVDPLDGTVNFTHLFPMFCVSIALVVKGVPVIGVINAPFLRQFFSSCTGRGAWLNETQRLPLIRNPIPPMPANAPSGCTFSCEWGKDRRDIPDGNMSRKIESFVNMASERSGRGGKGGMVHGMRSLGSATLDLAYTAMGSFDIWWEGGCWEWDVAAGFAILEEAGGLVTTANPPSDPETAVITRAHLGGRLYLAIRPAGPAATETGRQTQERTVREVWKRVRELDYKRPGV; from the exons atggAGCAGCAGGAATTGAACGACATTTACGCCTTTGCCGTGCAGCTTGGCAAAGATGCGGGTGACATGCTCATGGCCGCTGCTCAGCGCCGAATTGATGGGAGTGGCCAGTCTTCGAGTGCTGTTTCGTatgttgagaaggagaactCGGTAGATATCGTGACAAAGACAGACAATG ATGTCGAGAACTTTATCCGCACAACTGTCCTCAGTAAATATCCTGATCATGG ATTCCTTGGCGAAGAGTCCTACTCTGCTGGTGCTTCGCGAACATACCTCGTTGAAGACAAACCAACATGGGTAGTTGATCCTCTTGATGGCACCGTCAACTTCACACATCTCTTCCCCATGTTCTGCGTATCAATCGCTCTAGTCGTCAAAGGTGTTCCAGTCATTGGCGTCATCAATGCGCCGTTCCTCCGTcaattcttctcatcatgcaCGGGGCGAGGCGCATGGCTCAATGAGACACAGCGACTACCATTGATTCGAAACCCGATCCCTCCGATGCCTGCTAATGCGCCTAGCGGTTGTACTTTTTCGTGCGAATGGGGCAAGGATCGTCGCGATATTCCAGATGGCAACATGTCGCGGAAGATCGAGTCTTTTGTGAACATGGCTTCGGAGAGAAGTGGCAGGGGAGGAAAGGGTGGTATGGTCCATGGCATGCGAAGCTTGGGCAGTGCGACATTGGATCTTGCTTACACTGCTATGGGATCCTTCGATATCTGGTGGGAGGGCGGATGCTGGGAATG GGACGTCGCGGCTGGTTTCGCAATTCTCGAAGAGGCTGGTGGTCTTGTAACAACAGCCAATCCTCCCAGCGACCCAGAGACTGCCGTCATTACAAGGGCACATCTTGGAGGCCGGCTGTATCTAGCCATACG CCCCGCCGGCCCTGCAGCAACAGAGACAGGACGACAGACACAAGAGCGAACAGTGAGGGAGGTCTGGAAGCGTGTCCGAGAATTAGATTACAAGCGCCCAGGCGTATAA
- the QUTE2 gene encoding Catabolic 3-dehydroquinase 2 (EggNog:ENOG41) produces MSRRLLLINGPNLNLLGTREPHIYGSTTLADVESSASAQAESLSSSLESFQANSEGAIVDRIHEARGNVDAIIINAGAYTHTSVAIRDALVGVNIPAAIEYAVKHLKLRTKL; encoded by the exons ATGTCTCGTcgtctcctcctcatcaacggcccaaacctcaacctcctcggCACACGCGAGCCACACATCTACGGCTCAACGACCCTCGCCGACGTTGaatcctcagcctcagcacaAGCAGAATCTCTCTCATCCAGCCTAGAGTCCTTCCAAGCCAACAGCGAAGGCGCCATCGTCGACCGGATCCACGAGGCGCGAGGAAACGTGGATGcgatcatcatcaacgcgGGGGCCTACACACATACCAGCGTTGCGATAAGAGACGCGCTGGTGGGAGTGAACATCCC TGCTGCGATTGAGTATGCGGTTAAGcacttgaagttgaggacGAAGCTGTAA
- a CDS encoding hypothetical protein (EggNog:ENOG41): MAAKYGFQGIEVFYEDLVDLAKSLPGGDTPSNQITAARTIHDLCAARSLTIICLQPFMHFGGLIDRQAQAQQYEELKLWFELCHALETDLILFPSSFLPEEQLTDDMDVIAADFTVAADMGLEQQPQIKFAFEALCWGTRINRWEQSWDIIQRVDRENFGICLDSYNILGRIYADPAAVGGKTKDCDTVTKESIKHILTDIDVSKFTSEREPSVLQRGATLADELVEKREAILRGELV, encoded by the exons ATGGCCGCCAAATACGGCTTCCAAGGCATAGAAGTCTTCTACGAAGACCTCGTCGACCTCGCCAAGTCCCTCCCAGGCGGTGACACACCCTCCAACCAAATCACAGCCGCCCGCACAATCCACGATCTCTGCGCCGCCCGCTCCCTCACCATCATCTGCTTACAACCCTTCATGCACTTTGGCGGTCTCATCGATcgtcaagcacaagcacaacaaTATGAAGAACTCAAGCTGTGGTTTGAGCTATGTCACGCGTTGGAAACAGATCTTATCTTGTTCCCTAGTAGCTTTTTACCAGAGGAGCAACTTACGGATGATATGGATGTTATAGCCGCTGATTTCACGGTGGCTGCTGATATGGGGCTGGAGCAACAGCCGCAGATCAAGTTTGCGTTCGAGGCGTTATGTTGGGGAACGCGAATCAACAGGTGGGAGCAAAGTTGGGATATAATCCAGCGCGTTGACCGTGAGAATTTCGGTATCTGCCTGGATAGCTATAACATCCTCGGCCGCATCTACGCCGACCCTGCAGCAGTAGGCGGAAAGACAAAGGACTGCGACACCGTTACAAAAGAATCCATCAAGCATATCCTCACAGACATCGACGTCAGCAAA TTCACCTCTGAACGAGAGCCATCCGTTTTACAACGCGGAGCAACCCTCGCGGATGAGCTGGTCGAGAAACGCGAGGCTATTCTACGGGGAGAGCTCGTATAA
- the QA3 gene encoding Quinate dehydrogenase (EggNog:ENOG41) encodes MSVQPISSEQGSVSGDSLQSNQVSQLQRHGYLFGKKLTASLSPFLHNVIYQDLGLKWGQVRLDSADIPGFLKLAQHPDFYGASVTMPNKVAIIPYLDELTEECRDVGACNTLFIRERDGRRIFCGANTDVIGIRDSFYQNIDNPDAVFHNKPALVVGGGGAARSAIYALRKWMKVKTIYLVNRDDAEVTAVIADCAERGYGEGLLHVKDVSQAQGLEAPGAIVACVPDFEPETEEEIRARAVTEAFLDKEQKGAILEMCYNPTPFTRLGGIAEDKGWKVILGTEALIYQGLEQDKYWTGKQLEEMPIEKVHVAIAEKVAQRAEAAKL; translated from the exons ATGTCTGTCCAGCCAATCTCCTCTGAGCAAGGCTCCGTCTCTGGAGACTCTCTCCAATCGAACCAGGTCTCGCAGCTGCAGCGCCACGGATACCTGTTTGGCAAGAAATTGACTGCCTCGCTGTCGCCGTTTCTTCATAATGTTATTTATCAAGATCTTGGGTTGAAGTGGGGTCAGGTTAGACTTGATTCAGCTGATATTCCTGGCTTTTTGAAATTGGCGCAACATCCCGACTTTTACG GCGCCTCAGTCACCATGCCCAACAAGGTCGCCATCATCCCATACCTAGATGAACTCACAGAAGAATGTCGCGACGTCGGCGCCTGCAACACCCTCTTCATCCGTGAGCGTGACGGCCGCCGAATCTTCTGCGGCGCAAACACAGACGTCATTGGCATCCGCGACTCGTTCTACCAAAACATCGACAACCCCGACGCTGTCTTCCACAACAAGCCCGCCCTCGTAGTTGGCGGTGGCGGCGCCGCTAGAAGCGCTATCTACGCGCTGCGCAAGTGGATGAAGGTCAAGACGATTTACCTCGTTAACCGCGACGACGCAGAAGTCACCGCCGTGATCGCCGACTGTGCTGAGCGCGGCTACGGCGAGGGTTTACTACACGTCAAGGATGTGTCACAAGCACAAGGTCTCGAAGCACCTGGTGCGATCGTAGCGTGCGTCCCCGATTTTGAGCCCGAGACAGAAGAGGAGATTCGCGCGCGCGCAGTGACAGAAGCATTCTTGGACAAGGAGCAAAAGGGCGCTATTCTGGAGATGTGCTACAACCCCACGCCTTTTACGAGATTAGGTGGTATTGCGGAGGATAAAGGGTGGAAGGTCATTCTGGGAACGGAGGCGTTGATTTATCAGGGCCTGGAGCAGGATAAGTACTGGACGGGCAAGCAGCTGGAGGAGATGCCGATTGAAAAGGTGCATGTTGCTATTGCGGAGAAGGTTGCGCAGAGGGCGGAGGCGGCAAAGCTGTAA
- a CDS encoding hypothetical protein (MEROPS:MER0122661) — protein sequence MARTIETSFQAAIDSGKINGGIICATNSKGDFSYSKALGQRTLISGEKCPQQLDDILCLASATKLIASIAALQCVDDGLLTLKGDLSKIAPELAEKQVLTGWTEDDEPILEPACQPITLEMLLTHSAGLAYDFLAPSIGKWSSKYKPKDGQKRKVEDTFIYPLLHQPGKGWMYGPGLDWAGRIVERVTGHTLEEHVHERMLKPLGLKTDAQFFPVTREDLRERLVDLNPDDPNGIGYAVMGQGAEINSRSDGCFGGHGLAMPAPAYLKIAQSLLANDGKLLKPETCADMFQNHLAPEALIGQQGMLATPLGPFFRVGIGEETKVGHGLGGTITLEDVEGWYGAHNMSWGGGLTFAWFIDRKNDICGVGAVLAKLPLDGGVATDLKDVFRKDIYQKYAAWKESGHV from the coding sequence ATGGCGAGAACTATCGAAACGAGCTTCCAAGCCGCCATCGACTCTGGCAAGATCAACGGCGGCATCATCTGCGCTACCAACTCCAAAGGAGACTTTTCCTACAGCAAAGCACTTGGTCAGCGAACTCTCATCTCGGGTGAAAAGTGTCCTCAGCAGCTCGATGATATCTTGTGTCTTGCCTCAGCTACAAAGCTCATAGCTTCCATCGCAGCTCTACAATGCGTTGACGATGGTCTTCTCACCCTCAAGGGTGATTTATCAAAAATCGCACCGGAGTTAGCAGAGAAGCAGGTCCTTACTGGCTGgacagaagatgatgaaccGATTCTTGAACCAGCGTGCCAACCTATCACACTTGAAATGCTGCTTACGCACAGCGCTGGACTGGCGTATGATTTCTTGGCTCCCAGCATAGGAAAGTGGAGCAGCAAGTACAAACCCAAGGATGGACAGAAGAGAAAGGTTGAAGATACTTTCATATATCCTCTTTTGCATCAACCTGGAAAAGGATGGATGTACGGTCCTGGCTTAGACTGGGCTGGTCGAATTGTGGAGCGTGTTACTGGACATACCTTGGAAGAGCATGTTCACGAGCGTATGCTGAAGCCTCTTGGTTTGAAAACCGACGCTCAGTTCTTCCCTGTCACGAGAGAGGACTTACGTGAGCGTCTCGTCGACCTCAATCCTGATGATCCAAATGGTATTGGTTACGCAGTCATGGGTCAAGGAGCTGAAATCAATAGCCGTTCAGATGGCTGTTTCGGCGGTCACGGTCTCGCTATGCCTGCACCAGCCTATCTCAAAATCGCCCAATCCCTACTCGCTAACGAcggcaagctcctcaagcccGAAACCTGCGCAGACATGTTTCAGAACCACCTTGCCCCTGAAGCACTTATCGGTCAACAAGGCATGCTAGCTACTCCACTCGGCCCTTTCTTCAGAGTTGGTATCGGCGAGGAGACAAAGGTTGGCCATGGGCTTGGAGGCACCATTAcacttgaggatgttgaggggTGGTATGGTGCTCATAATATGTCTTGGGGTGGAGGATTGACGTTTGCGTGGTTCATTGATCGCAAGAATGATATTTGTGGTGTTGGGGCTGTTCTTGCAAAGTTGCCTCTTGACGGAGGCGTTGCTACAGATCTGAAAGATGTTTTTAGGAAGGATATTTATCAAAAGTATGCGGCGTGGAAGGAGAGCGGTCACGTATGA